The window ATGTGTACAGAGCTGCCTGTGCCTAGAAAAGCGATGAAGGGCTTGGCAGATGTATACTTTTATTAGGTCaaggaatgaaaataatgacAATTTTTATATCCAAGCCCAAATCCTTAGGCCACTTTGTTTACAGTAAGAAGCTTGCAGACACTGTGTAGTTGAGGTTTATTTAAAAGGCTgcttcaaactgaaaggtgGTGCTTGCATCTGGTGCCCATTTTCAGTGATGTTTCCTGAAGAAGGCAGTCAGCTACATAAATTAGTACATGGGTCACACCAGTGAAGAGAGCTGATGCTGTGTTGTGTCCAGATGTCAGCTTAAAAacagctgcaggtgctgttaGAGTGCAGGGAAATACTGTGCAGAGAGGAAACGGAATGTATCCTATCTGGGttagctggagagctgcccgTCAGTCTGGAGAGGTGCTGTCTGTCCGTGCAAGGGCAGGTAGTTGTTCTGTGGAACTGGGACCAGTTCGGTGTGGCCACAGCGAGCTCCCCTTACACGGCCTGGGCCCTTGGCTCAGTCATCGCCTGCACGGAGAATCAGTTCAGGCAGCTCTTCTGTCTGAAACGGGAACTGAAGAAAATGGGGTTAATGTGGGCAATCCACAGTCTCCCCAGTCGTAAGGGAGGGAGGAACTAAACCCAAAGTAGCTGGAGGGTCCTGTGGGAGTCAAAGAGGTGGGAATAAGGGCCTCAGACCTTGCTGTTTAGAACTTTTTACACTGAGAGCTCAATTTAGCAGGAAAGTGGGTCTGGCTTTACGCTGACAGCATGAATCGCAGGCCGGCGGCGAGCGGCCGGCAGggccctgctcccaggaacGCGCGCGGCCCCGGGCCCGCTGCTCCCCGGCGCTTCCGCTGCCCCGCCCGCCGGCAGCGCGAGCCCGGGCCCGTCACGTGACCCCGAGCCGGCCGCTCCCCGCCTCGCCGGTCACGTGCTCCCTcgcgcgggcgggcgggcgccGGACCCGGAAGTCGCGGCCGCTGCGGAGGCGCCGGGCGGGATGGGGGAGTCGATCCCGCTGGGAGCGCCGGTGCCGGTGGAGCAGGCCGTGCTGGAGACCTTCTTCTCCCACCTGGGCATCTTCTCCTACGACAAGGCCAAGGACAATGTGGAGAAGGAGCGGGAGGCCAACAAGAGCGCGGGGTCCAGCTGGCTGGCGCTGCTGGCCGGGCTGGCGCACCTGGCGGCGGCCGAGAAGGCCTATCACAGCATGACCTTCCTGGGACAGAAGCTAGGTACCGCTCCGGGGAGGGAGGGACCAGCTCCCCCAACCCGTGCCCGCCTCAGCCCGGGGGCCTGCCCCGCGCTGGGCTCCGCGGGTGCGGGGCTGGGAGCTCGCCTGGCAGCCGGTGTTCGCTCAGCGCCGCGCACCCGGGGGCCCCGGGGCCCTGCCCCGGCGGGTCCGTGCGTGTCTGGAAGACAAGCGCTGGCTTAGCGAGTGTCCGTGCGCCCGCTGAGAAACCGGCTGTGCCGCTTGTGCTGCCCCTGatgagggaaggagaggaggacaGGTCCCTTGCAGGTGGCACATTGGCTGTTGTGCCAGTCCATGCATCTCTTCACTGGCCGGTAGGGTACCTACCCGCCCTTCCCAAGAGCTGAGGTTTTCTTTGTGGAGATGCTTTGGCTGAGATACAGGCAAAGATGAGCTTACTGGGGTGACCAAAGTGTTAAAGCTTTTTCACCTTGTCTTAGAGGTGTATATGTGTAATTACTCGGGGATGGATATAGCATCCTAGGAGTTGTTACCTATGCAAGTACTGCAGGATCTCTGGGAACTTTGGACATGGACGATCTCAGCTGCTTCATGTTTTGTCAGtagacaaacagaaaaatctcagtgTGGCACAGGACAAGCTTTCATGATACTACCCTGCTTAGCAAAATAAGCAAAgctgcttattttctttttgaactgCAGATGGGTATGGATCAAAGGATATGAGTCTGATGTATAGCACATTAAACCATGGAGAAAATTTgcctttctttgttatttaaGTGGTGACTTGGAACTATTTGTAAAAAGACCTTTACAGCCAAAACTCTGTCTGTAAGGCTGACTTTAAAGAGTGAATTTGGTGCTTGTAGAAAGGATAAAGGTGACAACAGAAGGGGCAAAGTTTTGTTTATTATTCATGAACAACTTCAGTAGATGATTCTTCCTCCTGCCTATGTCTGGGGCACAGCTTATGTGTTACAGTGGGAGCTGTTTCACTATAATAGCCAGTTCTCTACCTCAAATGTCAATGGTCATTTTTGAACATTATATGTATAAGAGGAATGTGGAAAGAGCTATCCAGCATTACAAAATTTATAAACAAAGTTGCACCTAAATTTGGAATCTTTAAAAGATTCAGACTCAGTCCTGTGGTCTTTGCTCTGCTGCAACTGTTGACTGCCAGAATGGCACGTTAGGTTTTCTGTAAATAGAAACTATGAAATAAAGCTAGTACatttatacagttttttcatAATGtcaaagttaaatatttttcactttgacTCTTTACTCctgtcttcttttcttttttaagttcCTCATAGCGTTGAGCAGGTAGAAAGAAGCACAGATGACTTCTTGTTCACCCTCTCACCCTCCAAGTTTTAGTTATGGATTGACCTGCACTGTGGTCTCACTGGGAtaaagtgtgattttttttcccctttgaattCTGGCTTATACTGAGATTGTACAGGGACTAGAAATATTTGATTTGTACACACAGATGTCACATGGTTCCCATTTAAAGGTTGCTTACTGAATTTGAGTGCTTCATGGTTGAGGAAGGGTTGTTAAGGGAATTCTCTGGACAATGTCTAGAGTTATTAATAGGAGTGGATGCTATTAAAATTTGATCAGTCAGGTCATGATGACTTAATTCTTCTGACTTCCATAGATAACAGTATTTCCAGGTCATGTGTCATAGTAGCAAATTTAACTGAACCCTGGGTTTCTTAAAGCTGACCTTTAAGAATGCATGGCTGAGGCAGCCCTGAAGGAGTTACTGTTTTGCAGCAGCCATTGGGAGAAGTGTAGCTTGCATGTAATTACATAAAGCTCTTCAGAGCATATGCAGTAATTCAGTAACTTGCAGAATAAAACACTgaattctgtttctttgttaAAACTAGTACTGTAATTAAACAATACTTAGAAATAACTAGATATATAATTACAAGAATTTTAGACAGTGTTGCTGTCTATCTTTGCTATCCCTGGATTTTGGTAATACCTCCATATTTATCTGAACAGGTGGTCAGTCATTCTTCAGCCGAAAGGACTCCATCCGAACCATCTACACATCTCTGCATAATGAGCTGAAGAAGGTGGTGGCGACGGGTCACAATGCACTAGGAGGAACAGCTCCTCACTTGGAAGAGCTGCTTTCTCACCTGTCTGAACAGCTCTGTTTTTTTGTTCAGGCTCGGATGGAAATTGCTGACTTCTATGAAAAAATGTACACGCTCAGCACCCAAAAGTTCATTAACTCTGAGGAACTGGTAAACATTTTGGAATCCATCTTAAAGAAATACAGTTCAAGGTCAGTGCTTCTTTGCTGGCAGTACATACTCAGACATGTGATCTGTAATACCTGATGCTGGAATTCAAAGCAAACCTAAAGACTTTGCTGTCCTTTGACTGCTGAACAGCACAGTCCCTTCACGAATTCATGTGTGAAGTCTGTGTTGGCCAGCAGCATGAGATGCATGAAGTttcttcaaaagaagaaaaataacaaagagaGTCTGCTCGTGGTGTACTAGGAGCCTTCCTCCCTATGCCTTAATGCTCAGCATGTTCATTTTCAGGAGAGAGGAAGagtgattttccttttataaGATGCAAGGCTTCTTGAACTTTTTCTTTGGCAGGGGAGAGGAAACAAGCCATAATTTCAAGTGGACTTCAGTAAAGGTGATGTAAATAAAGCAAATACATGTGTGATGATCTTATTTTTTAGGCTAGAATATATATATCTGCTTAGATCTAAAAGGTACACCACAACTATCTGGCCTAGCTGGCAGGGCTTTATGGTGCTTTGTTACCACTTTTCTCCAGAGGTCTTGGAGCCTGTAGAAGGAGCACCTCTGAGACCTTGGTCCTTGCCAATATGGTTTCTTGAAGTTAAGATTTAATAGTTACTGTTACAAAAATCCTGGGATGTTTCTATATGAGGGTAGGTTGGGTATTTCACATCCAGCTTCTGTGCCTTGAAAGTGATGGCAgtttaaaagagaatttttgAATGCTTGTCAACACACTTGAATTCTGCCTCTTCATTTTAAACCAAAAAGGTAGCCATTGTAGGGAGTTGACTGTCAAATGTGGTTGAATTTCTTTAAATCCTTGTTAGTGAAATAGTGTCTAAGAAGACTTTTGGGGAGAGTATTTATATagtgtttgcttttttcagtTATGATTTTTATAGTGTTCACctaggaaaaatgaaaataattcagtgcTGCTTTTTGATATTCCAAATTGAAGCACTGCAGCTGattcactaattttttttagGGATACCTTTGGCAAATTGCTATGTAATTCTGCAATTTGAAAATCAAAACTAGTCTGTATAATCTTAGTAGTGATGTTTTGTAGTTCTTGGCTTGTGATCACTTAAAATGGGCTGTTAGTCCAATAAAAACCTGAAACTGAGATATATTTTCCTTGGTAAACCTTAAAGAATTTTAAGGAACTTTTAAGAACTTTAAGGAATAAATGGAAGTAAGTTTaatgttttgggtgtttttgttgttggcattttttgtttgtggtttgttttttttttgaaaacttgATTTCTCTTGTACTAACAACTGCCATCTGTTCTGAGCATGTGCTGAATCAACAGCACTGTAAAAATCTGAGAACTGAAATTCTTACTTTGATGAAGTGATTGGAGACTATACCTGCATACAAAAGGTTTTACTATGCTACTTAAATAAATTTCACAGGTACACATTTGTATTTCTATGGCattatatgttatataatatgtttatataatatatgttatataaCTACATTAtagcatcttaaaaaaaaaaaaaagtaatatctccgtggaaaaaaatactgatgaTCTTGCTTTGGGTTAACAAGCAGTCTTTATGACAGAGACAATCTAAGATGCTGTCAGAGCTAATTCAGTAGCTGCAGTGTGCTCCTCCTGAGTGATGTACAGAATATTTGTGAAAAAAGTAGGTATAATGATCTATTTCTTTAGTCCTTCCTTTCTTTATATCTCAGATCAGTTTCTGGGGTGTGTTATGTTGATATGTACTGGCTGCAAGGCATTTCTGCTTTACAGGTGAAAGATTAAATAAAGTCATCCTTACCCAGCCTCTTCCCTCTGTCAATATGTTCCTCACTGGTAGTTGAGGATGTGTGCCATCATTTCAGCCAGCTGTGCTAAGGCTGGACAGGATGTGCATTTTCTAGAGAGGTTCTGGCCTTGGTTTCTTTCCTTTATGTGTGAAAACATCTGGTCAGTTAACATAGAGGAAATACCTGGTTGCTGGTAAAGGAATAGCAGAATTGACAGTTAACACGACATATTGTTTGTATCTGAAATATCATTAATTCTTGAACAGTTTAAGGCTATTTTGTTACTATTTTATTGCTACTTACTGCTGACTTGTGCATGGCCAGTActcaacattttcttttccatttttctctacAATACATCTGGTGAAGTAATTTCTCCTGAAATTTTTAATTCGTGGTTTGAGTGAGATCTTAAATACTTAAAGCAGCCTCAGAAGCAGGATCCTTTAAAAGCTTAGTATAAAATGGATAACTATAACACCTATTTTGACgtaatgatttttaaatgtttaatgtttttttatctAGTAAGCATTGTGTAATATGTGCATGAATTTGTGATCTCTGGaagcaaataaaaggaaaatgtggcTTCTTCACAGTCTGCAAAACAAAACTACCATCCCTCTGCTTTCAGGAATGattaggaggaaaaaatcaaatttccCATATGCTTTTAAGTTTTTAACACTCTGGCTTATGAAATACTGTAAAAACTTGTCTGTTGTACATGACACTGAGCTCATTTGGATGTTTCTGTAATATAAAACTCAATTACAGCAGTTATACTTAGTACATAACTCGTCAGTTTGCTCGGCAGCCATATCAAGCTTCTCAGCTGTAGCTGAGGTGTGTATTTTTTGATTAAAACAGTTTAGCAAAGCCTGCTGCACAGTGAGACATTAGGAAAGCTGTGAAGCAAAGTCGAAGTGGAAGCTGTACATCAGAATGTTAATCCAGGAGACTTTGGCAGTGCTGCCTTAATAAGGTTTTTTACGATTATGGAAGAAAACTTTCTTGATCTGACTGCAAATGTGTTTAAACCACTGTGCTGTGTGTCATTTGATGGGACTGCAACAAATAATGTTGCATAATGCTTTTAGTACCCTCTTAAAATACACAGCAACAGAACTTTTTCTGGTGAATACCAAAACCATTGGAGAGATTTCATTTTGACTgttagaaattactttttgttGACTCTTGTTTGTACTCTTGTTTGTTCAAGGCAATGTAAATATGCTGTGGACTTCTCAGCCCACCAAAGTGATCAGTGAACACTGGATCTCTGCTACAACAGGTCGACGTTAGGGTTGCTGACATAATGCTGTGTGCAGGAGATGCCTGGTCACCCAGCCAGGCTGGTTTGCCCCATGTGGTGCATCAGCTGGTTTATGATattcttaattcttaattttcttcaaataaatttGGACTTGCATCTTAATAACAAATCCTTGCAAGATACAAATTGTggcttcaaaaaaaaaaaaagagatgcttACAAATCAGTCATAAAAGAGACATTTCTCACAGGCCAAAGGAAGAGTAGTGGAGAGGGAATGAAAAGCCTGACATTTTCATTCTCTCTTCTAGTCTACAACAAAATGAAGTGTTTGGTCTTGGACAAAACAGATGGTATTTGTTGTGATCTAGAAACTAACAGGAATAATGACACTGCTTTAGTTTTAAAAGTTGGAAAAATTCTGTATAAACTTTCTTGTTTGAAACCAATAATAAGACCCaaggtatttttctgaagtgaGAAGATAAATGTGTCTTTACTTAAACGGAAACCTCATCAAATCTTGTATTTGAACTGTTCATTGTTCTTTATTAGAGATCTCTCTGAATCCTAAATGCCAATGAGGGAACACATTTACTGAAAAGGCGACTTCTTTCTAAAGTTACATATTTTACATTACACTTTTTCACTGTTTCAATTAAGTATGTCATTGATGACGTTATAAATTTGCAAATAATTTGAGTATCATGGGAAGAGAGGTAGACTgcatctgtattttttctcaaCATCAGGAAGAAGAAGTGAGAAGGAGTTAATTGTGGTTCCAGTAAGCAAAACCAAGCTCATCTTGGCTTCCTCCTAGCTCCCCTATGTGAACAATAAATTTATAACATAATTCCTTTAACTTAATGTCTTACTGCTATTCTAGAACCATCAAGACATATATTACTGCCAGAGATTTTAAATTGGAGCAAGATCAcctgaatttaaaaagaaatggtgTTAAAGTAGTTAATGGATTAAGATAAACCGTGATTGTTCTTGAACTGATGAAAAATAACTCCCTTACTTTGATAGAGAAATGTCTgactggtggtttttttgtcaGATGTGAAGCGTTGTTTgttcatgaaaatatttaccCTAATTATGTAAAAAGAGTTGTTCTttaagaatattattttttgtttacaCTTTGCTCTGCTTTGATATTTGATCTTTTGTCTGTTAACTGGCAAATACTATCTGATTATTTCACCATTGCGTACAGCAGTTCTCATGTCTTGACTAATGTTATGTTTTCTAGGTTTCATCATCCAATCCTCAGTCCTCTTGAAAGCAGTTTCCAGCTGGAGGTAGATGTGCTTGCACACCTCTTAAAGGCTCAGGCTCAGATCTCAGAGTGGAAATTCCTTCCATCCCTGGTCAACTTGCACAGTGCTCACACAAAGCTACAGACTTGGGGCCAAATTTTTGAGAAACAGCGGGAGACCAAGAAGCACCTGTTTGGAGGGCAGTCTCA is drawn from Poecile atricapillus isolate bPoeAtr1 chromosome W, bPoeAtr1.hap1, whole genome shotgun sequence and contains these coding sequences:
- the LOC131592312 gene encoding KICSTOR subunit 2 isoform X2, translating into MGESIPLGAPVPVEQAVLETFFSHLGIFSYDKAKDNVEKEREANKSAGSSWLALLAGLAHLAAAEKAYHSMTFLGQKLGGQSFFSRKDSIRTIYTSLHNELKKLCFFVQARMEIADFYEKMYTLSTQKFINSEELVNILESILKKYSSRFHHPILSPLESSFQLEVDVLAHLLKAQAQISEWKFLPSLVNLHSAHTKLQTWGQIFEKQRETKKHLFGGQSQKAVQPPHLFLWLMKLKNILLAKFSFYFHEALSRQTTASEMKTLTAKTNPDYFGKISSFIRKYDAVNVSLIFDNRGSESFQGHGYHHPHSYREAPKGVDQYPAVVSLPSDRPVMHWPNVIMIMTDRTSDLNSLEKVVHFYDDKVQSTYFLTRPEPHFTIVVIFESKKSERDYHFISFLNEISHSLKNSKAFASLKPGSKG
- the LOC131592312 gene encoding KICSTOR subunit 2 isoform X1 codes for the protein MGESIPLGAPVPVEQAVLETFFSHLGIFSYDKAKDNVEKEREANKSAGSSWLALLAGLAHLAAAEKAYHSMTFLGQKLGGQSFFSRKDSIRTIYTSLHNELKKVVATGHNALGGTAPHLEELLSHLSEQLCFFVQARMEIADFYEKMYTLSTQKFINSEELVNILESILKKYSSRFHHPILSPLESSFQLEVDVLAHLLKAQAQISEWKFLPSLVNLHSAHTKLQTWGQIFEKQRETKKHLFGGQSQKAVQPPHLFLWLMKLKNILLAKFSFYFHEALSRQTTASEMKTLTAKTNPDYFGKISSFIRKYDAVNVSLIFDNRGSESFQGHGYHHPHSYREAPKGVDQYPAVVSLPSDRPVMHWPNVIMIMTDRTSDLNSLEKVVHFYDDKVQSTYFLTRPEPHFTIVVIFESKKSERDYHFISFLNEISHSLKNSKAFASLKPGSKG